Part of the Paenibacillus terrae HPL-003 genome is shown below.
AGTTGGTGCTCCATCGTTTGCGACGGTTGTGAAACCGACATGGTTCTCTCCTCCTTTTGGTTTAAAAAAGCTGCATTCAGCATTTAGTTTCAATACAACATTGTTGTTTGAACAACACTTGTTGTATTTCTATGTTATAATAGCAACCGAATGGTACGCAATCATCAATAACCATAAACCGTTGTATAGACAACACCATTTCTATAATGTCGTTTTATTTGGGGAGATCTTAACCATGACAATTAAAAAGAATGAAGCTGATCCTCGTGTGATACGTACACGGCGACTCCTTCAAGACGCTTTTGCTTCATTAATTCAAGAAAAAGACTTTGAATCGATAACCGTTAGGGATATTGCAGAGCGGGCTACTGTTAACAGAGCGACTTTTTATGCGCACTTTGTAGATAAATTCGAAATGCTTGAGGCCAAGCTAATGGAATCATTTATGACAATCATAAATCGTAGAATAAGCGGTCACGAAGTATTAAATGAAGAAACCATTCAGAGTATTTTTCTGGGTGTATGCGATTTTCACAAGGGTCTAAGCACTATGTGCAAAAGAAGGTATATATCGCTTGGACCTGTATTCGAAATTCAAATAAAGGAAAAAATTCAAACGATACTTCTTTCCTTTATAGACAAAGACAAGATGCTATCGAGTCCAAACGCGCAATTCTTAATAAATACAGCTTCTATCATGTTAAGTTGGGGGATGTATGGAGCGGCTTACGTTTGGAACAATGAGGGGCGTCTAATAAGTGCGGAATCATTCGTTAAACAGACTATGCCCTTAGTGATGAATGGAGCCCAAGAACTGCTGGGATAGGTCCTGTCGCTATTGCTCTATCCTGCCCGTTCAGATGAAACCATTATCTTGAATCACCGGTTGTTGTGTAACACAATGAATCATCCCGCTATCCTTGTATGCTGTACGACCGCCTAGCCCCAATCTCGTGATCATCCTTCCCGATCGTCGACTTGCACAGCATCTTTGTCTTGCCAATTCTGGATATAACCATCCGGGTGGATTAGTACATTCACCCTTCAGATGTACTATAAAAAGCCTGCTGAGCATTTTCATAGAGTCCAGAATGTCCTCTCCTGCAAGTATTGCGCTTAGCTGAAAAAGTTTATCAGGGGGCTTGGCAATGGCAATCACCAGGAAAAAGAACGGATAGACGAATTCGCTCTGATCAAGTTAGAATTCCTATTCGTTGGCTATCTGGTATAAATACGTTAACGAGCAGAAGTAATGAGTAAAGAGGGAATGTTTGGTTGGGGGCTTAGTCTAAAAATAGGTCCGTAGGACTCAAGCAATGAGTGGGGTACTAAAACTCAAATAATTTCCTCATCGCGGGGAGCCGGGCGAATTTGCAGCGGATTAATCTTGCCGCTTGAGCCCCCGCCAGCATTGATCCAGTCGCTGGCTCCAGAAATTAAAATGTACGGACAAGCCTTACTCGACATTCCCTGCATTAAGATACTTATGGGAACTGACGGGAAGAACCTGCAAGAGACACGAGAGCTTTACAACTTGACTGATGCTGAAGAAGAACTGCTGGCAAGCAAAAAACGGGAACACGCTTTACTCATGATTGGCCCCAAACGAATCCATGCTCATTTTGAAATACCTGACTATAAATTTGCCTATATGGGTTCGGCTGGAGGGCGATAACAATGGATAAGCGAAAGCAGATCATTGAGTTGTTCTTGTATATTCTCTTGGTTATCATCGGAGTTATTCTCCTATTTATGAAAGAGGGATAAACCATGATTCTTTATTTGACCCGTGATGCCCGTATCAATTTGCTGGACTTTTTGGAAATGGAACAAGAGCTACCTGTCAAAAAGTTAATCGGAAGTTTCTCCCTCTTATTCTTTGTTATTAAAGACATGCGGCATTTTACTCATGTTCGTTATGTCGTTTTGGATCGAGAGGCGATAACGGAATCTGACGAGGAATTAATTCAAGCTTTGATGCATACCAAACCATCTATGACATACGTGTTGTGGTTGTTGCGGAAGGGCTGCCAGCAGGCAGTCCTTTACTTCTAAAGCTCATTCAAATTGGGATACTGAATGTCGTGACAGCAACAGAAATTGAGGAGATCCGCAATGAACTGAGGGAGTGCTTTTCAGAAGAAGGAATGCATCGATTTATGCCAGATTCTCCCCCAAAGATAGAAGAAAAATCAATCCATATACATCATGAGGAAAACACGCAATATCAATTTAACTGCTCTAATCTAAAGATAGCAATTGCGGGATGTGACCGCCGCGTAGGGGTAACGACGACAGCTATGAATCTTGTCTGCTGGATTAATGCACATGGTGGAACTGCCTGCTATGTAGAAGCTAATCCGAACAATCACCGGCACATATCATTCATTTGTTTGATCCTGAGAAAGTTAGAAATGCCTATGTTCTGGACGGAAATGATTTCTATATGACAAAGGAATTAAATCAAGACTATTTCCGGATACTCTGTGGCTCTGCCATGCCTTATGAGCTAGCAAGGTTTTATAAAGCAATCGAAAGATGCGACAGTATGTTTATACAACTACTCGGACTCTTTGTAC
Proteins encoded:
- a CDS encoding TetR/AcrR family transcriptional regulator produces the protein MTIKKNEADPRVIRTRRLLQDAFASLIQEKDFESITVRDIAERATVNRATFYAHFVDKFEMLEAKLMESFMTIINRRISGHEVLNEETIQSIFLGVCDFHKGLSTMCKRRYISLGPVFEIQIKEKIQTILLSFIDKDKMLSSPNAQFLINTASIMLSWGMYGAAYVWNNEGRLISAESFVKQTMPLVMNGAQELLG